From Penicillium psychrofluorescens genome assembly, chromosome: 6, one genomic window encodes:
- a CDS encoding uncharacterized protein (ID:PFLUO_009119-T1.cds;~source:funannotate), with product MGEAAISATCADKGVPVPADHIPKMNPSLQSESELSNRMYSISPLPNSPGLPVATEAGCRVRDRHVEWIRWDEAVFRWHGTVGSLDRWLGVLLYKKFVGSPGTLQTNHRRTIHPKMHSSTLLVSLALAAAVSGAPPKRHGAHTRSSILNLKSKIKNVVVLEMENRAFDNILGGQTLKGLENPLSSGPFCNPYNVSNPSAGKACGTARDYDSVSDDPDHMVTGNNAEFFGTFTPNNAAIAAGKLTPQQMGFVQEQIRMYPGVNKTQLAQQVLNYYTEAQVPVLTSLVQNYLTFNHWHSDHPGPTNPNRAFVLSGTSAGHGTNDAAFDANVHGLKQRSIFQQLGETNHTWKNYYTSDDEGMIDSFFFDWTYTSGNTDKAQPLANFMKDAAAGNLPEFSFIDPSCCDVGTNSMHPSGLVSDGEALIKSVYDAVRASPQWNETLMVLTFDETGGFHDHVPPPLAVRPDNLTYTETAPNGQNYTFEFNRLGGRVPTLLISPWIAKAQVEQKGTNSYGETVSYSASSLLRTLGYLWDFDPFTPRVEHAASFEHLIQSTQRTDTPATLPSPVAFSDHRRRRV from the exons ATGGGCGAGGCGGCCATCTCCGCAACCTGCGCCGATAAAGGGGTGCCTGTGCCTGCAGATCACATCCCCAAAATGAACCCGTCGTTGCAGTCGGAGTCGGAACTCTCCAATCGGATGTATTCAATATCGCCATTACCCAATTCCCCCGGTCT GCCTGTTGCAACAGAGGCAGGCTGTCGCGTGCGCGATCGACATGTGGAATGGATAAGGTGGGACGAAGCAGTGTTCCGTTGGCATGGCACGGTGGGTTCTCTGGATCGTTGGCTCGGGGTGCTGCTCTATAAAAAGTTCGTTGGGTCCCCTGGCACGCTGCAGACCAACCATCGCCGAACAATCCACCCGAAGATGCACTCCAGCACTCTCCTTGTCTCTctggccttggccgccgccgTTAGCGGTGCTCCTCCCAAGCGCCATGGCGCCCATACGCGCTCGTCGATCCTGAATCTGAAGAGCAAGATTAAGAATGTCGTCGttctggagatggagaaccGCGCCTTCGACAATATCCTTGGAGGCCAGACGCTCAAGGGTCTGGAGAACCCGCTTAGCAGCGGGCCCTTCTGCAACCCCTACAACGTGAGCAACCCGTCAGCGGGTAAGGCATGCGGCACCGCGAGAGACTACGACTCCGTGTCGGATGATCCGGACCACATGGTGACGGGCAACAACGCCGAGTTCTTTGGGACTTTCACCCCGAACAATGCCGCCATCGCGGCTGGCAAGCTCACGCCACAGCAGATGGGATTCGTCCAGGAGCAGATTCGCATGTACCCGGGTGTCAATAAGACGCAACTGGCCCAGCAGGTCCTCAACTACTACACCGAGGCGCAGGTGCCGGTCTTGACCTCGCTGGTGCAGAACTATCTGACCTTTAACCACTGGCACTCGGACCACCCTGGA CCTACAAACCCCAACCGCGCCTTCGTCCTGTCTGGAACCTCGGCCGGCCACGGCACCAACGACGCCGCGTTCGACGCCAATGTGCACGGCCTAAAACAGCGCTCGATCTTCCAGCAACTGGGCGAGACCAATCACACCTGGAAGAACTACTACACctccgacgatgagggcATGATCgactccttcttcttcgactggacCTACACCAGCGGCAACACCGACAAGGCCCAGCCGCTGGCGAACTTCATGAAAGATGCCGCCGCGGGCAACCTGCCCGAGTTCAGCTTCATCGACCCGTCCTGCTGCGACGTGGGCACGAACTCCATGCACCCGTCCGGCCTCGTCTCCGACGGCGAAGCCCTCATCAAATCCGTCTACGACGCCGTCCGCGCCAGCCCCCAGTGGAACGAGACCTTGATGGTCCTGACCTTTGACGAGACGGGCGGCTTCCACGACCAcgtgccgccgccgctggcggTGCGTCCGGATAACCTGACCTACACCGAGACAGCCCCGAACGGACAGAACTATACTTTCGAATTTAATCGGTTGGGCGGCCGTGTGCCGACACTGCTCATCTCGCCGTGGATCGCCAAGGCCCAGGTCGAGCAGAAGGGCACCAACTCGTACGGGGAGACGGTGTCGTACTCGGCGTCGTCGCTGCTCCGGACTCTAGGATACCTGTGGGACTTTGATCCGTTTACGCCACGTGTTGAGCACGCGGCGTCGTTTGAGCATCTCATTCAGAGCACCCAGCGCACGGATACGccggcgacgctgccgaGTCCGGTGGCTTTCAgcgaccaccgccgccgccgtgtTTGA
- a CDS encoding uncharacterized protein (ID:PFLUO_009120-T1.cds;~source:funannotate), giving the protein MSYVYRERDRDRDWDDSRPVTIKRYVVPPEDDRERSREFVMRRDDSHTGDRELVIRRKTERDVDYDDRRYDRDYERDYYDREYSEPSAQRHYSRSTDYLERLPPPAPPYAPVVIREQPIIVHEARNVYVNSRETDYDLVRRSDAEDEPYYSSRRRDRDYDERRSRRELSPGDSISQASRRRGDRDQDYSSDDSMVYIRKETEVEHPHHRRHMAEGALAAAGAAEMFRSHRKKSGEDVSHGVGRLGKTVGAGALGAVAVNAASHARDYYRSKSRQRSRSIDDDRSSHRHSHRDRGRRSRSRSQSHSHARHLIELGLGAAAVAGAVAVMKNKKDKDGRRSRSRTRSKSRGRALSTTRSEPDEARSASSRRKHMAGAGLAGAAVAGLVERHRSRSRARKGEKSHSRIRQALPVLAAGLGTAAATGFYEKKKAEKDAAQGGLGREGGRSRSRSQGAVPAVMYPDPSRNSAGLIEYGTDPVTGSIPAEHYYGQPVSPGAPYYSDGAEYGSRRHSRTRSRSRGGRYSGSDSASDDGGRHRRRSKHRKHRSRSREVAEAALGATGLGYAAHKLSQRKDRRQAEKEGRYADDGHRDPYEEAYDPEPYPPTPLAAGGVSPDPNFYPNGTYFPPPPGSTPNPGATAGPYNPPYNQPYNPPDYPPPPGAAPPPQPYSYGAGQAPEQYAPRPRRADENVSFTPSTDQNTARDGLDRNGKPSRRRSQSVSQPMQSKSVSFDLDPKANGNNEYETDDSDATIDDSDSTIDLPDRFDSQGRPLTERGSQDPAAAKIEEMINKFSKILF; this is encoded by the exons ATGTCCTACGTTTACAGAGAACGGGATCGCGACCGTGATTGGGACGACTCTCGTCCTGTCACCATCAAGCGTTATGTCGTTCCCCCTGAAGATGATCGTGAGCGTTCCAGAGAGTTCGTGATGCGCCGCGATGATTCTCACACCGGCGACCGCGAGCTGGTCATCCGGCGCAAGACCGAGCGCGACGTCGACTATGATGACCGCCGCTACGACCGGGACTACGAAAGAGATTACTACGATCGTGAGTACTCCGAGCCCTCCGCCCAACGTCACTACTCCCGGTCCACGGACTACCTGGAGAgacttcctcctcctgctcctccttaTGCACCCGTCGTCATTCGCGAGCAGCCAATAATTGTTCATGAAGCCCGAAACGTCTATGTGAATTCCCGCGAGACCGACTACGATCTGGTGCGCCGctccgatgccgaggatgaacCCTACTACtccagccgccgccgtgaCCGCGACTACGATGAACGTCGCTCCCGCCGTGAACTCAGTCCTGGTGACTCCATCTCGCAGGCtagtcgccgccgcggtgATCGGGACCAGGATTACAGCAGCGATGACAGCATGGTCTACATCCGCAAGGAAACTGAGGTCGAGCACCCCCATCACCGTCGCCACATGGCCGAGGGCGCTCTCGCTGCCGCCGGTGCCGCTGAGATGTTCCGCAGCCATCGCAAGAAATCCGGCGAAGATGTGAGTCATGGAGTCGGCCGCCTTGGTAAGACGGTGGGTGCGGGTGCTCTGGGAGCTGTCGCCGTCAACGCGGCATCGCATGCCCGCGATTACTACCGCAGCAAGAGCCGACAACGCTCTCGTTCAATTGATGATGACCGCTCCTCTCATCGCCACAGCCACCGCGACCGTGGccgtcgcagccgcagccgctCTCAGTCTCACTCGCATGCCCGGCACTTGATTGAACTTGGTCTCGGCGCCGCTGCCGTGGCTGGTGCCGTAGCCGtcatgaagaacaagaaggacaaggatGGGCGTCGCAGCCGCTCTCGAACTCGCTCCAAATCTCGTGGCCGTGCTTTGAGCACTACCCGGTCTGAGCCTGATGAGGCGCGCAGTGCCTCATCGCGTCGTAAGCACATGGCTGGAGCCGGTCTGGCCGgtgctgctgtcgctggcCTGGTTGAACGTCACCGAAGTCGCTCACGGGCCCGCAAGGGTGAAAAATCTCACAGCCGCATAAGACAGGCTCTTCCTGTTCTTGCAGCCGGCCTGGGAACCGCCGCTGCCACTGGCTTTtatgagaagaagaaggcagagaaaGACGCCGCCCAAGGAGGACTCGGCCGTGAAGGAGGTCGATCGCGCTCTCGCTCTCAGGGTGCTGTCCCTGCAGTGATGTACCCAGACCCTTCTCGCAACTCCGCTGGTCTGATCGAATACGGCACTGATCCAGTCACCGGTAGCATCCCCGCCGAGCACTACTATGGTCAGCCTGTCAGCCCCGGCGCTCCTTACTACTCGGACGGTGCAGAGTACGGTTCGCGGCGCCACAGCCGTAcccgcagccgcagccgcgGTGGTCGCTATAGTGGTAGCGATTCAGCCTCTGACGACGGGGGTCGACACAGACGCCGAAGCAAGCATCGAAAGCACCGTAGCCGCTCGCGGGAGGTGGCTGAGGCTGCCTTGGGTGCCACTGGACTGGGATACGCGGCGCACAAGTTGTCGCAGCGAAAGGACCGCAGgcaggccgagaaggagggcc GGTACGCCGACGATGGCCATCGTGATCCCTACGAGGAGGCCTATGATCCTGAGCCGTACCCGCCTACTCCTCTGGCTGCGGGCGGCGTGTCCCCGGATCCTAACTTCTATCCCAACGGCACCTActtcccgccgccgccgggctCGACCCCGAATCCTGGAGCCACGGCTGGACCTTACAACCCGCCGTACAACCAGCCGTACAACCCGCCCGACTACCCGCCCCCGCCTGGTGCGGCACCCCCGCCACAGCCCTACAGCTACGGCGCCGGGCAAGCACCTGAGCAGTACGCGCCGCGACCACGGAGGGCAGATGAGAATGTGAGCTTCACCCCATCCACTGATCAGAACACGGCTCGTGATG GTCTAGACAGGAATGGGAAGCCGTCTCGCCGCCGGTCTCAATCCGTTAGCCAGCCCATGCAGTCGAAATCGGTCTCCTTTGATCTTGACCCCAAGGCAAATGGTAATAACGAGTACGAGACGGACGACAGCGACGCTACTATTGATG ACTCAGATTCGACCATTGATCTCCCCGACCGCTTCGACTCGCAGGGTCGTCCGCTTACCGAACGCGGCAGCCAGGACCCTGCTGCCGcgaagattgaggagatgATCAATAAGTTCAGCAAGATTCTGTTTTGA
- a CDS encoding uncharacterized protein (ID:PFLUO_009118-T1.cds;~source:funannotate): MASASRSSGKRLPISCQACRTRKIRCSRDGRPCQTCVRRGLGAEDCIYLGQPRLSGEQTSSGDMRHNELLGRIRNLEGLLQKQVGSQAGSPAGAASPLGALSASGSFSDSEMGPGFEPWDSSPSMLGGVGSLHTSPSGYVRYVPLQSQWESVVAKGPAAECLRNTDSDAVEDDDDLQIPLARNGSVSHAELLLILPPGQYCDSLRDVYFRVFSPVIHILHDLTFEAEYQQFCHDPSSVSLAWLALLFAILAIAVSALDDDDPLLSDLGRERTVSRNIKVLSARYRSAALRCLAADGIIVRHSINSLQALILINYARIQRGLPIWTMLGFTHHVAISMGCHLDPERFPLGAIEREERRRVWAGLMMLYTIQNTSFGSLDQQILSQDVKLPADVDDVDLLTGPTASITSDPSSSPTRPTQMTYLLMTFRLYKTSAKICETIFSHPHVSRFTPLQLEAEVLAVRDMCDARYQLDTANESLPIHHRANLNILYSHTHQLFLLLFRPGLCQYLQGEITPETCTARAKCIASAKSSLQIFQTLFASPQFAPYKWYTSGLGSFHAFHAAVVLAAALLSPESTAEYDEIRELLESALDMFASLSVRSIFCSKAVPVIRHILDVANTYYQTHPPPPLVSQSRMHTLNTSVGPAMPSNMAPNLTRPPLAPSISIPDGYILSQPQSQSQSPVTVASSASDPTMQSTLGTHLHPQNWLGPTSVPWDTLSSSINQFGFDGGVSYSAAG, encoded by the exons ATGGCTTCAGCATCTCGCTCATCGGGGAAACGTCTTCCTATCAGCTGTCAGGCATGTCGTACGAGGAAAATCCGCTGCTCCCGAGACGGACGACCTTGCCAAACCTGTGTCCGCCGCGGCTTAGGCGCCGAGGACTGCATCTACCTCGGTCAGCCCCGTCTGTCAGGCGAGCAGACCTCGTCAGGAGACATGAGACACAATGAGCTCCTAGGGCGGATCCGCAATCTCGAAGGTCTACTGCAGAAACAGGTGGGCTCTCAAGCCGGTTCGCCTGCTGGTGCAGCGTCCCCATTAGGTGCTCTCAGTGCCTCAGGCAGCTTCTCCGACTCCGAAATGGGGCCTGGTTTCGAGCCATGGGATTCAAGCCCTTCAATGCTGGGAGGTGTGGGTAGCCTCCACACCTCGCCGTCGGGATATGTCCGCTATGTTCCACTACAATCTCAGTGGGAATCGGTGGTGGCCAAAGGACCCGCTGCGGAGTGTCTGCGCAACACCGATTCGGATGCCGttgaggacgacgatgatctACAGATTCCGCTGGCTCGAAACGGAAGTGTCTCACATGCTGAACTGCTGTTGATTCTGCCCCCTGGCCAGTACTGTGACAGTCTCAGAGACGTATACTTTCGGGTTTTCTCCCCT GTGATTCATATTCTCCACGACTTGACTTTCGAGGCCGAGTATCAGCAGTTCTGCCATGATCCCAGCAGCGTGTCTCTCGCATGGTTAGCTTTGCTATTCGCGATTCTAGCCATTGCAGTGAGTGCGCTAGACGACGACGATCCTCTGCTCTCTGATCTAGGACGAGAGAGAACCGTCAGCCGGAACATTAAGGTGTTGTCTGCTCGTTATAGATCTGCGGCGTTACGGTGTTTAGCAGCCGACGGGATCATAGTCCGGCACTCGATCAACTCACTTCAGGCTCTAATCCTCATTAACTACGCGCGGATTCAACGGGGTCTTCCCATTTGGACTATGCTAGGGTTTACCCATCATGTCGCCATATCAATGGGGTGCCATCTCGATCCAGAGAGATTCCCACTTGGTGCTATTGAGCGCGAAGAGCGACGGCGTGTTTGGGCGGGATTGATGATGCTTTACACTATTCAGAACACATCATTTGGCAGTCTTGATCAACAAATCCTCTCCCAGGACGTGAAATTGCCTGCGGATGTCGACGATGTCGATCTTTTGACAGGCCCAACTGCTTCCATTACCTCCGACCCATCGTCGTCACCAACCCGCCCAACACAAATGACCTACCTCCTGATGACCTTCCGTCTATACAAGACATCTGCAAAGATATGCGAAACAATATTCAGCCATCCTCACGTCTCTCGATTCACCCCCTTGCAACTCGAAGCGGAAGTCCTGGCTGTGCGGGACATGTGCGACGCTCGCTACCAGCTCGATACGGCCAACGAATctctccccatccaccaccgGGCCAATCTCAACATCCTATACAGCCACACTCACcagctcttccttcttctctttcgcCCCGGTCTGTGTCAATACCTGCAAGGTGAGATCACGCCCGAGACCTGCACTGCACGAGCCAAGTGCATCGCATCCGCCAAATCTTCTCTCCAGATATTCCAGACCCTCTTCGCTTCCCCCCAATTCGCCCCATATAAATGGTACACCAGTGGCCTCGGTAGCTTCCACGCATTCCACGCTGCTGTGGTTCTAGCGGCTGCACTTCTCAGCCCGGAGAGTACAGCCGAGTACGACGAGATTAGGGAGCTGCTCGAAAGTGCTCTCGACATGTTTGCCTCGCTGTCTGTTCGCAGTATTTTCTGCAGCAAAGCAGTTCCGGTCATTCGACATATCCT TGACGTCGCAAATACCTATTACCAAACAcatccgccgccacctcTCGTATCTCAGTCTCGGATGCACACGCTCAATACGTCTGTGGGCCCTGCCATGCCTTCAAACATGGCCCCCAATCTGACACGCCCTCCACTTGCTCCCTCCATCAGCATCCCAGACGGCTACATTCTCTCTCAGCCTCAATCGCAGTCTCAATCCCCGGTTACTGTCGCGTCATCAGCGAGTGACCCCACCATGCAGTCCACTCTGGGTACACACCTCCACCCGCAGAACTGGCTGGGTCCCACATCCGTCCCCTGGGATACGCTTAGCTCGAGCATCAATCAGTTTGGATTCGATGGAGGTGTCTCCTACAGCGCAGCGGGCTAA
- a CDS encoding uncharacterized protein (ID:PFLUO_009117-T1.cds;~source:funannotate): MALWYALGVAFFAAIGTFLFGFDTGIATTTIAHQSWIDYMGHPSEGLTGAVVSVYIAGEALGALTQTFIGDKLGRVRFMQLMCVIVTIGTVIQTAAVNIGMFLAGRVLAGYSVGGMVATVPIYLSEISDPRYRGLIGGVSGCGIAFGTMMSNWVGYACSYAPYGPVQWRLPLGIQIPWGIIMFIGLATFMPNSPRQLVRSGKIELARSEFARIRRGIESNELQEEFALMKAQIEYEMERELTSYREIFQMYRHRVLASIAVQTMTALTGVNVIQYYQTILYESLGIGSHSILALAAVYGTIAFVFNSITTMFLTDQWGRRKMLISGLGAIVLVEIYAAVMQKEFQYTNNRVGKGFAILGIYLFDVAYYGLLNSTTWLYGAEVLPIALRSKVMGLAAASHFIVNVAITEADPSAFANIKENYYYVFVACTVFFFVVAYLWFPETKHKNLEEIAAAFGDRVVLADDVSKGPMAKDEAGAEPCGKLRASGERY, translated from the exons ATGGCGCTGTGGTATGCGCTAGGAGTTGCTTTCTTTGCCGCTATCGGCACGTTTCTGTTT GGCTTCGATACAGGTATCGCGACAACAA CTATTGCTCACCAAAGCTGGATCGATTATATGGGCCATCCCTCGGAGGGACTAACGGGTGCT GTTGTTTCTGTTTACATTGCCGGCGAGGCACTCGGCGCTCTCACCCAGACCTTCATCGGCGACAAGCTCGGACGAGTGCGATTTATGCAGCTGATGTGTGTGATCGTGACAATCGGCACTGTGATCCAGACCGCGGCAGTGAATATTGGAATGTTCCTCGCCGGCCGAGTGTTGGCTGGCTATTCTGTAGG TGGAATGGTCGCAACGGTCCCCATCTACCTCAGCGAAATCTCCGACCCCCGCTACCGCGGCCTGATCGGCGGTGTCTCGGGCTGCGGCATCGCCTTCGGGACCATGATGTCCAACTGGGTCGGATACGCCTGCAGCTATGCGCCCTACGGACCCGTACAGTGGCGGCTCCCACTGGGGATCCAGATTCCGTGGGGAATTATAATGTTTATTGGGCTGGCGACGTTCATGCCCAACTCGCCGCGCCAGTTGGTCCGTAGCGGCAAGATCGAGCTTGCGCGCAGCGAGTTTGCAAGGATTCGGCGCGGGATCGAGTCAAATGAACTCCAGGAAGAGTTTGCGCTCATGAAGGCGCAGATTGAGTATGAGATGGAGAGGGAGCTTACTTCTTATCGAGAGATTTTCCAGATGTATAGGCATCGGGTACTTGC GTCGATTGCTGTACAGACCATGACGGCTTTAACGGGCGTCAATGTCATTCAG TACTATCAAA CTATACTATACGAATCACTCGGCATCGGCTCCCACAGCATCCTAGCTCTGGCAGCCGTCTACGGTACCATAGCTTTCGTCTTCAACTCCATCACCACGATGTTCCTAACTGATCAGTGGGGTCGTCGGAA AATGCTTATTTCCGGACTGGGCGCCATCGTACTCGTCGAGATCTACGCAGCCGTCATGCAGAAAGAGTTCCAATACACCAACAACCGAGTCGGAAAGGGATTCGCCATCTTGGGGATTTACTTGTTTGACGTTGCTTACT ATGGCCTCCTCAACAGCACGACATGGTTATACGGCGCCGAGGTCTTGCCTATTGCATTGCGGAGCAAGGTGATGGGTCTGGCGGCTGCATCGCACTTTATCGTCAATGTCGCAA TCACCGAGGCCGATCCCAGCGCATTTGCCAATATCAAGGAAAACTACTACTACGTATTCGTGGCATGCActgtcttctttttcgtcgTGGCATACTTGTGGTTCCC GGAAACGAAGCATAAGAATCTCGAAGAAATTGCAGCCGCTTTTGGCGACAGGGTGGTTCTCGCGGATGATGTCTCGAAGGGGCCCATGGCTAAGGATGAAGCGGGTGCAGAACCATGTGGAAAGCTCAGAGCCTCAGGCGAACGATATTGA